One genomic window of Ignavibacteriota bacterium includes the following:
- a CDS encoding sigma-70 family RNA polymerase sigma factor — protein sequence MRSQSDKDIVRSTISGDHRAGAELVRRYADRGFALAIRILRNREDAEEAVQDAFLRVFRSLERFEWKSSFATWFYRIVYNVSVTAAQRRGIPLVYATDDPPVLETFTAPGNLPDGIAEGEELDRIVRAEIEALPPASALILTLFLLEEQSYDEIVSITELPLGTVKNRLFRARALLREAVLARYHDSPRATAADTAAPQMRDTIDSRTGDETIISCV from the coding sequence TTGAGAAGCCAGTCCGACAAGGATATCGTCCGCAGTACGATTTCCGGCGACCATCGCGCCGGCGCGGAACTCGTGCGCCGGTATGCGGACCGCGGTTTCGCACTCGCGATTCGTATCCTGCGCAATCGCGAGGATGCCGAGGAGGCCGTGCAGGATGCGTTCCTGCGTGTGTTCCGGTCCCTCGAGCGCTTCGAATGGAAATCGAGTTTTGCGACGTGGTTCTATCGTATCGTCTACAATGTGTCGGTGACCGCCGCGCAACGCCGGGGCATCCCGCTGGTGTACGCGACCGACGATCCGCCGGTCCTCGAAACGTTCACAGCGCCCGGAAATCTGCCCGACGGCATCGCCGAGGGCGAGGAACTCGATCGTATCGTCCGAGCAGAGATCGAGGCGTTGCCGCCCGCAAGTGCGCTGATCCTCACCCTCTTTCTTCTCGAGGAACAAAGTTACGACGAGATTGTCTCGATCACGGAACTTCCCCTGGGCACCGTGAAGAACCGCCTCTTTCGCGCGCGCGCCTTGCTGCGTGAAGCGGTGCTCGCGCGCTATCACGATTCTCCGCGCGCCACCGCCGCCGACACAGCCGCGCCTCAGATGCGCGACACCATCGATTCAAGAACCGGTGATGAAACCATCATCTCATGTGTGTAA